A part of Streptomyces sp. DSM 40750 genomic DNA contains:
- a CDS encoding LysR substrate-binding domain-containing protein encodes MHEQRSGRQLSQSSDTKQIDGHAINDPETIEDIVLRLAPRLAYFAGVARTEHVTRAAQEMQVPQSTLSRAMVRLEQDLGVDLFARRGRTVSLTHAGRTFHASVERALAEIERAADEVRADADPATGKVAFGFLHTMGAETVPGLLQAFRVEHPRVRFSLVQNYGEAMLERLRAGELDLCLTSPVPDAPDLVARRLDEQKLRLVVPADHRLAARKRVRLAEAADETFVTLEPGYGMRRITDDLCKEAGFKPRIAFEGEEAETLRGLVAAGLGVALLPPPAVPRPGVVELTVTAPRAAREIGVAWLDGHPDTPPVAAFKKFLLSRRGNLLPG; translated from the coding sequence ATGCATGAGCAGAGGTCAGGGCGGCAGCTGTCACAGTCCAGTGACACAAAACAAATCGATGGCCATGCCATCAATGACCCGGAGACCATCGAGGACATCGTCCTGCGCCTGGCCCCACGCCTCGCCTACTTCGCCGGTGTCGCCCGCACCGAGCACGTCACCCGGGCCGCGCAGGAGATGCAGGTCCCGCAGTCGACCCTGTCGCGGGCGATGGTCCGGCTCGAACAGGACCTGGGCGTGGACCTGTTCGCCCGCCGGGGCCGCACGGTCTCCCTCACCCACGCCGGCCGCACGTTCCACGCCTCCGTGGAACGTGCACTCGCCGAGATCGAGCGCGCCGCCGACGAGGTCCGTGCCGACGCCGACCCCGCCACCGGCAAGGTCGCCTTCGGCTTCCTGCACACCATGGGCGCCGAGACGGTCCCCGGCCTCCTCCAGGCCTTCCGCGTCGAACACCCCCGCGTCCGCTTCAGCCTGGTCCAGAACTACGGCGAGGCCATGCTCGAACGCCTACGCGCGGGCGAACTCGACCTCTGCCTCACCTCCCCGGTCCCCGACGCCCCCGACCTGGTGGCCCGCCGTCTCGACGAGCAGAAACTCCGCCTCGTCGTCCCCGCCGACCACCGCCTCGCCGCCCGCAAGCGCGTCCGCCTCGCCGAGGCCGCCGACGAAACCTTCGTCACCCTCGAACCCGGCTACGGCATGCGCCGCATCACCGACGACCTCTGCAAAGAGGCCGGCTTCAAACCACGTATCGCCTTCGAGGGCGAGGAGGCGGAGACCCTACGGGGGTTGGTGGCGGCAGGCCTGGGAGTAGCCCTCCTCCCCCCGCCCGCGGTCCCGAGACCGGGCGTCGTGGAACTGACGGTCACGGCCCCCCGAGCAGCCAGAGAAATCGGCGTGGCCTGGCTGGACGGCCACCCGGACACACCCCCGGTGGCGGCTTTCAAGAAATTCCTGCTGTCGAGAAGGGGCAACCTGTTGCCCGGCTGA
- a CDS encoding MFS transporter, protein MPSASTEASTTVGAVSATSHRANAADSRVAPGGPGYRRMSLALFLAGVATFALLYSTQALLPLISDGFGGTASAASWTVSAATGALALFVLPMSALSERFGRRTLMTASLAVAVTVGLLIPFAPSLGALVVLRAVQGAALAGVPASATAYLAEEVRPKALITAIGLFVAGNSVGGMSGRVVTGWVAQEWGWRVALGVLGVIAVGCAVAFRLLLPAPKHFVAGSLRPRALGRTVRAHLGNPLLCRLYAIGALFMTVFGAVYTVIGYRLTDAPFSLPQGVIGSVFLVYLVGTVSASTAGKLVGRLGRRGALYLAGGTTTAGLAVSLSDSLVLVLTGLVLITAGFFAGHAVASSSVSHTAKEGRAQASALYQSAYYVGSSAGSTLGAVAFHAGGWGGTVSLGLLAVTGVVAITVVGSHAARRGPVPVH, encoded by the coding sequence ATGCCTTCCGCCAGTACCGAGGCGTCCACCACCGTGGGCGCCGTATCAGCCACGTCCCACCGTGCGAACGCCGCCGACTCCCGAGTGGCCCCCGGCGGGCCCGGATACCGCCGGATGAGTCTGGCGCTGTTCCTCGCGGGTGTCGCGACCTTCGCCCTCCTCTACTCCACACAGGCTCTGCTGCCGCTGATCTCGGACGGCTTCGGTGGTACGGCGAGTGCGGCGAGCTGGACGGTGTCGGCGGCGACCGGGGCGCTGGCCCTGTTCGTGCTGCCGATGAGCGCGCTGTCGGAGCGGTTCGGGCGCCGTACGTTGATGACGGCGTCGCTGGCGGTCGCGGTCACGGTCGGGCTGCTGATCCCCTTCGCGCCCTCGCTGGGGGCGCTGGTGGTGCTGCGGGCCGTGCAGGGGGCGGCGCTGGCCGGTGTGCCGGCCTCGGCCACCGCCTACCTCGCCGAGGAGGTGCGTCCCAAGGCCCTCATCACCGCGATCGGTCTCTTCGTCGCCGGCAACAGCGTCGGCGGCATGAGCGGGCGGGTCGTCACCGGGTGGGTCGCGCAGGAGTGGGGCTGGCGGGTCGCACTGGGTGTGCTCGGGGTGATCGCGGTGGGCTGTGCGGTGGCCTTCCGGCTGCTGCTGCCCGCACCCAAGCACTTCGTGGCGGGGTCGCTGCGGCCGCGCGCGCTGGGCCGGACCGTGCGGGCGCATCTCGGGAATCCGCTGCTGTGCCGGTTGTACGCGATCGGTGCGCTGTTCATGACGGTCTTCGGCGCGGTCTACACGGTCATCGGATACCGGCTGACCGACGCCCCGTTCTCCCTGCCGCAGGGCGTCATCGGGTCGGTCTTCCTCGTGTACCTGGTGGGGACGGTGTCGGCGTCCACCGCCGGAAAGCTGGTGGGGCGGCTCGGGCGGCGGGGTGCGCTGTATCTCGCCGGTGGTACGACGACCGCCGGGCTGGCGGTGTCACTGTCCGACTCGCTGGTGCTGGTGCTGACGGGGCTTGTCCTCATCACGGCGGGGTTCTTCGCGGGGCACGCGGTCGCCTCGTCGTCGGTGAGTCATACGGCGAAGGAGGGGCGGGCGCAGGCGTCCGCGCTGTATCAGTCGGCGTACTACGTGGGGTCCAGCGCGGGCAGCACGTTGGGGGCCGTGGCCTTTCATGCCGGGGGCTGGGGCGGGACTGTTTCGCTGGGGCTGCTGGCTGTGACGGGGGTTGTGGCGATCACTGTGGTGGGGTCGCATGCGGCTCGGCGTGGGCCGGTGCCGGTTCACTGA